One stretch of Lagenorhynchus albirostris chromosome 13, mLagAlb1.1, whole genome shotgun sequence DNA includes these proteins:
- the CCDC138 gene encoding coiled-coil domain-containing protein 138 isoform X6 has product MGRLPRRARAPAAGRGGVATAASLHPSEQPLQSSFLFTEDFGFCSRGDEAGPSLRCYSDERRRGPASPRGALKRGTVRWQDEELDSFQDLKQRETEEEFIGNDHRVSTSEINKQSFKQINKAVAEPTNLASDSRNWTDRCSDASESPLKRVSSPASRASNKQGVLPRQVNQIYDELLQIHQKLQCGTAAQQQFAEELQKRERFLAEREELLFRHESALNKIKGVKEEALTRFQILKEQHDAEVERLTEVLKERNKESRRLRSSFDALKELNDSLRKQLNEVSEENRKLEVQAKRVQARLDNLQRKYEFMTIQRLKGNPHAAHEAKSLKQEKVPVSKPHKVPLNGQVYELLTVFMDWISDHHLSRLNHEESGMDGEKTLPTFASQRNDIQEKCVKLLPVMTEQLQWMPFVNAKLHEPFVKFIYWSLRQLDAGTQSEFRFTAKWSTESFRKPLPHTCTASSLPASHQMGPLSQSMDLHVHVIITHSVRFTSGNYKLSSKVAALFCIPTSSDESSCCFTSSPALSVVCVLGFGPSNTFDYDVNIEATG; this is encoded by the exons ATGGGGCGGCTGCCCCGCCGAG CCCGGGCGCCGGCGGCCGGACGTGGCGGAGTGGCGACGGCGGCCTCCCTGCACCCCAG TGAGCAGCCTCTGCAGTCGTCTTTCCTGTTCACAGAGGACTTCGGTTTCTGCTCACGTGGAGATGAAGCTGGTCCGTCGCTGAGATGTTACTCTGATGAGAGGAGGCGCGGCCCCGCATCCCCCCGTGGTGCCCTCAAGCGTGGGACCGTCAGATGGCAAG aTGAGGAACTGGATTCTTTTCAAGATTTAAAACAACGGGAAACAGAAGAAGAGTTCATTGGGAATGATCATAGGGTTAGTACCTCCGAAATAAACAAGCAGTCttttaaacagataaacaaaG CAGTTGCTGAACCAACTAATTTGGCCTCAGATTCAAGGAACTGGACTGACCGTTGCAGTGACGCTAGTGAGTCTCCTTTGAAACGTGTCAGCTCCCCAGCGTCCAGAGCCTCAAACAAGCAGGGTGTGCTTCCACGTCAGGTCAACCAGATCTACGATGAGTTACTCCAGATACACCAGAAACTGCAG TGTGGAACTGCAGCACAACAGCAATTTGCTGAAGAGCTTCAAAAGCGAGAACGTTTTCTGGCTGAGAGAGAAGAGCTGCTTTTCAGACATGAAAGTGCCTTGAATAAAATTAAAGGTGTCAAAGAAGAGGCTCTTACAAGGTTCCAGATCTTGAAGGAG CAACATGATGCAGAAGTTGAGCGCTTAACTGAAGTtcttaaggaaagaaataaagaaagcagGAGGCTAAGGTCCTCTTTTGATGCATTGAAAGAATTGAATGATAGCTTAAGAAAACAG TTAAATGAAGTAAGTGAAGAAAACAGGAAGTTGGAGGTTCAGGCTAAGAGAGTTCAAGCTCGTTTAGATAATTTACAG AGGAAGTATGAGTTTATGACAATACAGAGATTGAAAGGAAATCCCCACGCCGCTCACGAAGCAAAaagtttaaaacaggaaaaagtaCCAGTTTCAAAACCTCATAAG GTACCACTTAATGGACAAGTTTATGAACTTTTAACTGTCTTCATGGACTGGATTTCGGATCATCACCTTAGCAGATTGAACCATGAAGAATCTGGAATGGATGGTGAAAAGACACTACCCACATTTGCTTCTCAGAGAAATGATATTCAGGAGAAGTGTGTgaag CTTTTGCCTGTGATGACAGAGCAGCTACAGTGGATGCCTTTTGTGAATGCCAAGCTTCACGAGCCTTTTGTAAAGTTTATATATTGGTCTCTAAGGCAGCTCGATGCCGGAACACAG agcgaATTTAGGTTCACAGCGAAATGGAGCACAGAGAGTTTCCGTAAacccctgccccacacatgcacagcctcctcaCTACCAGCGTCCCACCAGATGGGACCTTTGTCACAGTCGATGGATCTGCACGTGCACGTCATCATCACCCACAGTGTGAGGTTCACATCAGG caactacaagctgtcttccaaagtggctgcgctattctgcattcccaccagcagtgatgagagttcctgttgcttcacatcctcgccGGCACTCAGTGTTGTTTGTGTTCTGGGTTTTGGCCCTTCTAATA CATTCGACTATGACGTCAACATTGAGGCGACTGGGTGA